Genomic segment of Streptomyces longhuiensis:
GGCCACTTTGCCGACTGGCACGAACGTCGCGCCGGCGACGATGCCGCCCGTTGAGTTCACGAGTGGGCCTCGGATGCCACCGGCCACCGCCCTCGCCGCCATCGGACGAACCATGCCCTGACCGAACTGGGCAGCAACCTTCGCCGGAACCACCATGCGATACAGGTTTTCGCCGGCAGCGGTCGCCCTGGCCGCCGTAAGGGAACTTCGCGTCGATTGCGTGATGAACTGTGACAGGTGCTGCGCCAGGGGACTCGCGGCATCGAGCGGGATGCCTCGGCTGCGGTCGAGCTTGGCGGGCAGCGGATGCACCTCCAGCGTGGCAATCGGCGCGTCGGCCAGGGCGGCCAGCACACCGCGCAGTTCAGCCAGGCGCTCAGCTGTCATCGGCTCGTCTCCGGCCAATGCGGGCACCCGGACGTCACCGGTCGCCAGCGTCCACACCGGAACGAGTGCCCTGCGGTCGTCAGTCATCGTCTCCCCCTCTTTCCCCACAACAGCCTATGGCTTACATCGGACAAGAACGGCATGAACCCCGTGCATTCGTTTACGGGCGCTGTCTGCCGGCGAACCGACGATCATTCGGACAAATCCCGCCACATCAACCACAGGTCGTCAGGCCGCAGACGAATCGAGGCCAAGGGGTGCCCCGGTCAGCATGTCCAGCTGGGGCTTACGCCTCAGACGTTGTTCGAGGCCTGTGAGTCGGCGGCGACGGCGTCCCGGCGTCCCGGCGTCGGATGCGTCGGCCGGCAAGGTCGGCAGCGCGGCCACCACGGCCTCGACGGCGGTCAGTTCGTGCGTGGTGGCGGCGTCGAGGGGTGTCCGGTGAGCGAGCGCCAGATGGTGTCCAGGGCGAAGCGGGCGTATCTCCTCGCCGACGTCGAAGGTCCGCCCCGTACGTGCGTAGCCGGCCCAGCGCTCGGCGGTGGTGCGGGCCGCCTCGGTGATCCGCTGCTCGTAGCGGCGCATCCCGGTCCTGGTGAACTGGAACTGCAGTAGGCGCCGTTGGCGCTTTCAGGCCTCGCCGGTGGTGGCGAGGACGCCGTCGCCGATCAGCAGGCGGGCACGGTGGGAGCGCTTCACGTACCGGTCCGGATGCAGGGCGAGCACATGCTGGACGGCCCCGGGCTCGGTGACCTGCGGGGTTCCAGAACAGGGTCAACTGCGCTGAGCTGCGTCTCTATGCCGCCCGCTCGTATTCGTTGATGAGGCCGCCGAGGTGTTGTCGGCGCTTGATCCGTTCGTGGGAAGGGCTGGCGATGGGGTGGTCGGGCCGTGGCGGATGCAGTTGTTGTCCACGGTGGAGCCGGCGTCCGTTGTAGTGCTTGGCGTACTCGTCCAAGACAGCCCGTAGACGCTGCTGGCCGAAGATGAGCATCCGGTCGGTAACCTCCGAGCGGACGGTGAGCACGAACCTCTCCGCGTACGCATCCGCCCGTGGACTATGTGGAGGGATCTTCACCACGGCGATGCCCGCGTCCGCCAGGACAGCGTCGAACGACGCACTGAACTGACCTGCCCGATCCCGCACGAGAAACGTGAACTTGGACGCCCGGTCGCCGAGGTCGGCCATGAGATTCCGGCCTGTTGCGTGGTCCACGGCCCGTCAGGATGGCTGGTCACGCCGAGGATATGCACGTAGCGGCTGCCGATTTCCATCGCGAAGAACACATACAGCCGCCGCAGGGTGACCGCGCAGTCGACGTGAAAGAAGTCGACGGCGAGCATGGTCGAGGACTGAGTGCGCAGGAACTGTCGCCACGTGGTGTCGGTCTGCCGCTGGGGTGTCGGGGTATCTTCCGGCGCCTCAGGACTCTGCGGATAGTGGAAGCGCCCACGTGGTGGCCGAGCTTGAGCAGCTCGCCTGGATGCGCTGGTATCCCCACGATGCGTTTTCCAGGGCGAGCTGCTCAATGAGCGTGGCGATCGCCTGGTCGATCGGTGGGCGGCCCGTGTGGTTCGGGTACTTCCACTTTTTTCGTCACCAGCCGGCGGTGCCAACGCAGCATCGTGTCGGGGGTGACCAGACGGTGCCGTCGCAGTTGCCGGGGCAGCTGTCGGATCAGAGCGGCGAGGTACGCGTGGTCGGCCGAGTCGAAGCGCGGCTTGGGGTTCGCGCGGCGCAGCACGGTGACCTCATGACGTAGGACCAGCAGCTCGACGTCCTTGGACGCGGAGGAACGGGCGAGCGATGCGAACCAGCCGAGCAGCCGGCTGAAGATCAAATAGAGCAGACGTAGCGACACCCCGAGATCATTCCCTGGAGGTAGTGCTCCACCCGTCGCTATTGGTCATAGAGCCAGGCCGAGTTCTGGAACCTGACAAGGCGATCTCAGCCGGGGAGATCCTGAATTCTGCTCATGCGGATGCCGGTCGATTCGGCCACCTGACGGAGGCTAGGACCCATGTTCGTATCATTTTCCAGCACCATGAGGGGCTGAAATCGAGTGTGTGAGGGGATGGATCGAACCGACCGGGCGATGTGCCGAGCCGCCTCTCTGAGTTGGTCCGAGCCTTCACCGGGTTGGGGTTCGGGGCTCGCTACCCAGGCCCCGTAGGCGGTGTGTCCGTCGACCCAGCCGAGGTCGAACTCTGGACCACGCCGGGCGGGGGATCGAACTTCGAGCGAAATGCGCTTAGTCGTCTGATCGATCAGACGTGTCAGAAGCTCCTGATGTCGAGTCGTTCCGCGTCCGAACGCGCGAGTTTCAAGCTGGCTGACCCTGCGGTTGCGCAGGTTGAGTCGGTTGAACGGTCCGCCGAGGACTCCGTCGCCGACCTCGGGCAACACTGCAACCTGGCTGCCTTGCATCTTCAGTTGTCGGCATCGAGCAGGTGCTCCGAACAGAAGATCGGAGAAGCCGGCGGCATCGACCACGTGTATGTGCTGTCCGAGTCTGCGTGACTCGATTACTTTCAATAGCTTTTGGCTCAACCCGCGGTCTGCGTCCTTGACGTTTCCTGCCAACTCGCCGTGGACGACGAGTGTTACCTTCCGGGAGAAGCTGTCCTGGCAGATGGCTCCTAATGCTTGAGATCTGGATCGGCAGTCCTTGCGGAACACCCATTCGCCATCCACCAGGGTCTTTCCGGTGAACATGGTTGTGTGCCCACGGAGTTCACGTATCCATCCGGTACATGGTGCTGGCACCCGCGTCATCCTCCTAGGGTCTGAACAACCTCCGCCGCGCAGCGTAGTGCTGTCGTCAATTTCGGGAAAGTGCATAGCGAATTATTCGTGTCCTGTCCGGCTTCGGCCCTTGGCCAGTACATCGGCGCGCCCGCGTCCGCCCGTCACGATCCTGGAGCGGGCCAAGCACCCTCGCTCATCCCTGGGCCGACCCCGTTGCGGTGAGACGGGCGGGCGCGACCGCCCTGCGGCGTCAGCCCAGGCCGTACCGCTCCGCGGCATCCGGTTTGACCTTGCTGCGGGACACCAGGGTGCGCAGGGTGTGGACGACGATGGACTCGATGTCGGCTCCGAAGTGGCCGTGTGCATTGGCCCGGTTGTCGGAGAGGCTGAAGCCGCCGGCGCCGATGGAGGTCAGCTGAAGAGCAGCCTGCACCTGTGCTGTCGCGGCCTGTTGTAGCCGTTTGAGGGCGAGGGAGTGACGCTCACCAGCGTCGTCGTCGCTGGTCGGGCGCTCGGTAGGCATCCTTGACGATCTGCTCCAAGTCTTCCTCACTGAACATCCGTCGCGAACCGATCGCCCGGTAGGGGACGTTGCCGCGGGCGGACTCGTCGCGGAGCCAGGCGGCAGAAATGCCGAGGCGTTTCGCGGCCTCTTGGACGTTGTAGAGGAGGGGCCCTTCCTTCTTCGCCCTCGGAGTGGCGCCATCTGCCGGTGCGGTGGTTCGCTTTCCTCGCGGGCGAGCGAACGGGGCTTGTGGGGTCGATGAGGAAACCGGTAGGTCGAGGACGGCCGCGTCCATTGCGGCCAGGAGCACGCCGAGCCCACGGAGGCGAGCTGTGTCGCCGAGTCCGTCGTTGGGACCGGGCAGGCCCATGGCTCGCCGGCCCTGCGTGGCCGGATCGTCGGACGGCAGCAGCAGTGCGGCCAGCCGGTAGTCCTCCTCGGGAAGGGACACGTTGGAGTGCAGGGCCTTGGCCAGTCGGAGTCGTTCGCTCTGGAGGGCCCGCTTGTCCAGCTTCCAGATCCGCTCGCGTAGTTCCTCCCAGCCGGGACGGGACTGCACGACGGCGAGAGCTTCTTCGGACAGCGTGGGGCCTGGGTGTTTTGCTGCCTGGCGGTGCATGGCGCAGGAGGCGCGGCCCTCTTCGACTGGATTCTTGCA
This window contains:
- a CDS encoding transposase — translated: MADLGDRASKFTFLVRDRAGQFSASFDAVLADAGIAVVKIPPHSPRADAYAERFVLTVRSEVTDRMLIFGQQRLRAVLDEYAKHYNGRRLHRGQQLHPPRPDHPIASPSHERIKRRQHLGGLINEYERAA
- a CDS encoding integrase codes for the protein MSLRLLYLIFSRLLGWFASLARSSASKDVELLVLRHEVTVLRRANPKPRFDSADHAYLAALIRQLPRQLRRHRLVTPDTMLRWHRRLVTKKVEVPEPHGPPTDRPGDRHAH
- a CDS encoding helix-turn-helix domain-containing protein, with amino-acid sequence MPAPAPKHSEQAADTDQTPMQRLRALDHLTPREAAKRWGVPKDAITSAARQIGYIREGLWGQLAPDRERCPVPVASFHGFPCKNPVEEGRASCAMHRQAAKHPGPTLSEEALAVVQSRPGWEELRERIWKLDKRALQSERLRLAKALHSNVSLPEEDYRLAALLLPSDDPATQGRRAMGLPGPNDGLGDTARLRGLGVLLAAMDAAVLDLPVSSSTPQAPFARPRGKRTTAPADGATPRAKKEGPLLYNVQEAAKRLGISAAWLRDESARGNVPYRAIGSRRMFSEEDLEQIVKDAYRAPDQRRRRW